A single genomic interval of Oryzias latipes chromosome 3, ASM223467v1 harbors:
- the mettl15 gene encoding probable methyltransferase-like protein 15 isoform X4 — translation MRPQLAGEQLGISLLELETGKPVWASLVLLFLLGRVKPLLCRFSELEALLNRLNVKPGSIDAVLLDAGCSSMQMDQAERGFSLSKDGPLDMRMDAERYPDMPCAADVVNTLDQQALASILMAYGEERHARKIASAIVEARRVSPITRTQQLASVVAGAFPAAVIYARKDRLQRPAHVATKTFQALRIFVNDELNELLAGLRAAQAMLKPGGRLCVITFHSLEDRLVKRFLQGEDLSNLDHFSQRKHSRSKEKLESRNSEGGSSVCWIPLRKKVIVPEKDDIRDNPRGRSAKLRAALRN, via the exons ATGCGTCCCCAGCTGGCCGGGGAGCAGCTTGGGATATCCCTGCTGGAGTTGGAGACAGGAAAACCTGTCTGGGCTTCTCTGGTCcttctgtttctgct AGGCCGTGTGAAACCATTGCTCTGCCGATTCAGCGAGCTTGAAGCTTTGTTGAATCGCTTGAATGTGAAGCCAGGGAGCATTGATGCCGTCTTGTTGGATGCTGGCTGTTCTTCCATGCAGATGGATCAGGCAGAGAGAGGTTTCTCCCTCAGCAAAGATGGGCCCTTGGACATGAGAATGGATGCAGAGAG GTACCCTGACATGCCCTGTGCTGCTGACGTGGTGAATACCTTAGATCAACAGGCTCTTGCATCCATCCTCATGGCCTATGGAGAAGAAAGACACGCCAGGAAAATAGCCTCAGCCATCGTAGAGGCACGCCGGGTCAGCCCCATCACTCGGACGCAGCAGCTGGCCAGTGTTGTTGCAG GAGCATTTCCTGCTGCAGTCATCTATGCGCGCAAAGACAGACTTCAGCGACCTGCTCATGTAGCCACTAAAACCTTTCAGGCTCTGCGCATCTTTGTAAACGATGAGTTGAATGAACTGCTTGCAGGCCTGCGTGCTGCCCAGGCAATGCTGAAACCTGGAGGACGCCTCTGCGTGATCACGTTTCATTCACTGGAGGACAGACTGGTCAAACGTTTTCTGCAGGGGGAGGACTTGTCAAATCTGGATCACTTTAGCCAACGGAAGCACAGCAGGAGTAAAGAAAAGCTGGAGAGCAGGAACTCAGAAGGCGGCAGCAGTGTCTGCTGGATTCCTCTGCGGAAAAAAGTGATCGTCCCAGAAAAGGACGACATTAGAGACAATCCTCGCGGTCGCTCTGCCAAACTCAGGGCAGCACTGCGAAATTAA